CAGCCAGTAAGTGCTGAGCTCCAGAGAAGAGGAATTTGAAACATGAGGCTACCCTGACCCAGAATGAGCAAAGATACCTGCTCATAAGTACCCCAATTAGTTTCCAAGGTGGACATCTACCAAGATCATGGATTATTTCAAatctgcttttacttttaacccaaaGGTAGGCAAACCAAGCACTTAAAGCAATTCAAGTCTTATCACAGTTCTGACTAGAAGCATCACCATAAAAAATACTGGATttgatctttttaaaaataaaacactaaCAAATCTGTCTCATTCAAAATCTTAAGCTGAtctgaagaacagaaaataggATTTTGCTTCATATTGTTAAAAAACCTCATCCCATCCAAAATTTTTGCATCTCAATAACTGTTgagcattaaaaagaaaaataatggaaacaATACTCAAAAGTAAAAATTTATGAACATATTCAATTACAATCATGTTTGGTAaaaagaatctgaaaaaaaataacagaaaccAATCTACTAAATTTACAAGATAAAAACTAAAAGCAAATATCAAAATAAACCCAGCCATTTTCTCCCTTCAACACAATGCCATATTTTACCACCACAAGCTGTTTTATTACATCAGATGTCCTAACAAGAGAGAATTGTTTTAAGATAGAATGCAAAGCATCATTGACCTACCCGGATTTCCTGGAGattatgaaaattatttcctacTCTGACAGAGATCTTGCTTGGAGTGTAACTTTCATCAGATTTGTAGTCTGCATAAATACATAAGGTCTTCactgttgtttttcttctgcaagaAGCAACACAAGCTATGTCAGCatcataaagaaaaatatttgggatgAGTTTGTTGCTAGCTTGCTATAACTAAGGATTTAAATGTTCTGGAAATGAATATATGTGTGCCTAGTGATTCATAAGAAACTTGCTGTTGAAGAACTGGGTGATTTTCCACATTACATTATGCACACAGTTGATTTTCACCATTCTCCTTTGCCTGCCTTCAGGAATGTCAGTATACCAAGAAACAGATGCCAAATAAGCACTTGTACTTAATGAAGCTTAAGTTAGGCTTTTCAAATAGGGGCTCTCTTATTACACAAAGGCCTTTTAAAAAAGTACATTTAAAAGGGGACAAACACCTCTTCTCAAgttttgttaaagaaaaaatactgaaagcaTCCTAAACAggatggaataaaaaaaaagtttctcaaACTCATTTGTTAGGTTACATAGGAGCCATCTAACCTCCAAATGACACTCACAGACACAAAATAAGGACATAAATCACCTTACATGAGTAAATGTGATGCTGTCACAACTGACATACCAATAAACATTCATTTTCATTGCTTATGTAGATATTTAGTGATCATAACATTTGAATATCTCATTTTTGGAAATGCTATCGGACTTCTTACCAGTTGGGTAACACAACTACCCATGAGTTCTTGCACTTGCTGAATTCCTATCTTATCTGAGCAGTACAAAGCACCCTAACCCACAGGGAGTATACTTCAATACCTAAATTGGATGTTCACCAAATGAGGCTGTGATCCATCTGACTGCCAGTAAGTTTCTAGATTATCATCTCGTAACTGATCCACTCCAAACcctaagaaaaagaaaatgtgataaTCTTGAACATCCCATTTCTGTGATGCAAATGTAGCTCTTCTTCAACTGTCACAAATTAATGTCTCCCAGGTTACAACATATTAGGAAATATGTCTAGACATCCAAGGTGCACCTATGCTTTTCTGACACAAAACTGAAATAGGGGAATCTGCAGAGGTTCAACACTGTTGAGGTCTGTGGGGTGCAAATCCATGCCAACATGTCCTGGAATTTCAAGTGGTTAAGTAGTAATTCATATTGGTTGCCAAAGCAATAATTAACAGTGAGACTTTTCCACATCTTCTGTAACTTAACTGCTGAACTAAAGCAAAATCATTAGCAGAGACCATTCACTATAACATTTTAGCCAAATGTAACATTTTCTCTTCAAGTCATGTCCcgaaatatttttgctttttcaagtACTAGCTAGAACAGGCAATAGATGGCAAAACCACTATTCCTAAAGGTTAATGCCATCACATTTGAAGAAGCAACTCCAGCCTTGTATTTTCTATTCCCTCATTATCCTTTTACTAATTACATTCTTTTATTGATTGTCCACACTAGCTACAGTTCCAATATAGCAGCAGaagtttaataaaaaatttCCTTCACCCTGTTTAAGCAGCAAAAccacaagatttttttctccaatattCCAGGATTTCAGACCAAAGTCATTCAGCCTGAGCAAAATATTGTGACATAAAGAGATGACTAACCCTAGGGTGCAGCAAGACAGCTGATCAATTCCCAACAGATATTTCTGAAATAGCAACTCAAGCACCCCAAGGGGAAAGAATACAGATTTTCAGGTATTTTGAGCAGGTATAACAAACTGCCCCTCAGGACcacatgtttattttatttgcaggGTTTCAGGGCCACCCTGTAATGACTGAGCCCACACAAAGTTTCAAAGTTCAGGCACAACATTTAGGTCTCCCAGCTGCACAGTCATCCTTAGTTAAAAATGGAAGACACCCAGACAAGTTGCTAAAGCACAGAAACAATTTCACTGTGCTGGGTGTGATTCTGCTTACATTGCTTAgtttgtttaccatggaaatgaaaagaaaaattaatataaaatatgtaagaGTTCTGTTTAGTTCATATCAGATAGTTCCTCATAGGATTTCTGATACAGTTAGAACTTTCATATTGTATCACATATAGAGAGGGCCAACATTATTCATAGTAACTACAGCCTACACTACAGCAGTTTTACTGCTTTTTACTGCCAGAACATAAATGTACATTCAACTTTTTACATCATTGTTGTGATTTACCTGGCTTACAGGATGAGAGAGACCAAACTGCTTGTGAGCCTATTTCTCTAACAGTACCAGtcctctccagctgctttgGATCAGCACCAGGTGGGGTCTTGTTTGGGGTGGTCATTTCTAGTGAGAGAAAACAAGGGAGTTGACATGTTTTTAGCTTGATGGGAAAATTAAAGGATTTTGTTCACATAGTCAGTTTCATTCTTTGGCTTCACACTTTTAGAACAGCCTACAGACTTTATACATAttcacacaaatatttttgcatgtCTGTTGGACATTTCATTTATATACATAAAgtaatatgtataaatatatagaatatatatgtGTAATATATGTAAGGGGTTGCATATATGTGTAAATTTTGTGTCCTTAAGAACTCAATACACACTTGCAACATCCATAAGACATACTTTACTTGTATCATTCTCATTTATGCATACAGAGTTAGGGTTTCAGAGTTTGGTTTTTACAGTtctgttttttaagaaattaaaattgcaaATGTTACTTTAAAGGCTAGCAGCACAACTTCATTTTCTCCCACAGATACACTTAAAAGTTCTCTTAAGCTACAAATTCAGAAACTAGAGCAAGAGATACTTCTCCCCTAAAATAGGAAATAGGAGTTTAAACAAATTGTATGATTTGTAGTAATTGGTTATAGCCACATTTATTTATGGCCCATTTCCTGAACTTTAAAACTTCATCTGGAATCATCAACTTGTGACTTGCACTGTCCAAGTAATCACACTCACCCTCAACACCCAGACCATCACCACATACAGGACAACTTAATTAAGCTGGGCTTTGTAAAGCACAGAGCACTTGACTATTTCCTAGGAAGtagcttaaaatatttttttaaaaattccaaagAAACATAAGTTCCATGAAAAGAACTACATTAAAGCTTCAAATTACCATAGAGCACTAAAGAGTCAGAGAGTTAGAGCTGACCTGCCATCCTTTGCTGACATGCATGACATCACATCATGCTCTGCTAACCTCTCTTCCAGTGCCTCTCCCAGACAGCAAACAGGgactgagccaggctgggacccACAAGATCCACTCCTTACACCAGAACTGACACCAGGCACAGACAACATTGTCTATGCACCGGTGACACTGCAGCTAAAATGTCCCACAGGACATCTGACTTCCCTAGTGCACACAACACTTTCTATTGGCCCCtgagtattttcttttaattttgcaaACATAAGGCTTGACACAGACATTTTACCTGCTTTCTCATATACAAGATTGCAGTCCTAACTACCATAAACAAAATCTGAAGAGATAATTGCATGTGTAGAAAAATCTAAATACTGACAACAGCAACTGTCACAAAAGGCTTCAGACAAAATCCTTGTTCAAACACCATCCTCTCAAAAGATGTTGGACACCACACAGCTAATCCTACAGATATCACATATATATTCACAGACATATTAACTCTAATGccatgtaaataaaaaaaaattacaaatatttagTTTATAGCTACTTGAAAAACAAACATTCTTCACAAAATGGTTTGGAGcggtggaagggaccttcaaaaATCAACTAGTCCACCCCCATGCTGCACCAAAATTCAAACTATGGTTATTAGGCATTGGGGAGACTATTATGCCAGACTTGGGAATTTTAAAGCTCAACTGACCTTCTAATCCAAACtctgagcaattttttttttttacttttgtgaCTGAACTAAGAGAGGTTGAGTTGCATTCATTTTAATTCACAGATTTACACAGACACCAAAAATACTGCTCTTCCAACCTCTAAAAATATACATAGAAATTTCAACCTCACAAAGTAAAGCTAAATTGTTCACTTGTAATTCAAGTGATCACATCTCAAAAACATCATAGAAAACATCGTTTCAATATTATCACCAGCAAGACTAGACACTCTTTTGActtaaagagaaaatgaatgaaaaactCCAAATTCCATGCTTAAGACACAAGGACTATGCAAACATCACATCAAAACAAGGTAAATCACAGAAATTACATTGCTCACTCAGATTATACCACAAACTTGATTATATatgcttttagaaaaaaattactggaaTATTCAAAGTATTGAGAACACCTTAAATAATGATGTTGAGCCTTCTTATAAGGTTCAGCACACAGAACAAAGTTCTAAATAACCTAAT
This sequence is a window from Melospiza georgiana isolate bMelGeo1 chromosome 5, bMelGeo1.pri, whole genome shotgun sequence. Protein-coding genes within it:
- the ANAPC10 gene encoding anaphase-promoting complex subunit 10 isoform X2 — its product is MTTPNKTPPGADPKQLERTGTVREIGSQAVWSLSSCKPGFGVDQLRDDNLETYWQSDGSQPHLVNIQFRRKTTVKTLCIYADYKSDESYTPSKISVRVGNNFHNLQEIRLELVEPSGWIHVPLTDTHKKPIRTFMIQIAVLANHQNGRDTHMRQIKVYTPVEESSIGKFPRCTTIDFMMYRSIR
- the ANAPC10 gene encoding anaphase-promoting complex subunit 10 isoform X3, giving the protein MTTPNKTPPGADPKQLERTGTVREIGSQAVWSLSSCKPGFGVDQLRDDNLETYWQSDGSQPHLVNIQFRRKTTVKTLCIYADYKSDESYTPSKISVRVGNNFHNLQEIRDRCATFTRQNLTALIEQQDPS
- the ANAPC10 gene encoding anaphase-promoting complex subunit 10 isoform X1; translated protein: MTTPNKTPPGADPKQLERTGTVREIGSQAVWSLSSCKPGFGVDQLRDDNLETYWQSDGSQPHLVNIQFRRKTTVKTLCIYADYKSDESYTPSKISVRVGNNFHNLQEIRQLELVEPSGWIHVPLTDTHKKPIRTFMIQIAVLANHQNGRDTHMRQIKVYTPVEESSIGKFPRCTTIDFMMYRSIR